In Carya illinoinensis cultivar Pawnee chromosome 6, C.illinoinensisPawnee_v1, whole genome shotgun sequence, a single genomic region encodes these proteins:
- the LOC122312503 gene encoding protein TWIN LOV 1 isoform X1, whose amino-acid sequence MASQLLLIEQSFNSRYSADVRVALDEFSESFTITDPSISGHPIVFASRGFLKMSGYSKDEVIGQNGRAFQGPRTNRRSVMEIREAIREERPIQINLLNYRKDGTPFWMLFHMSPVFCKEDGRVTHFVGVQVPISRKPRRSVSGVERNSVDLCEDGSRLRGDILFGSCRREVCSDTLVELGHVLAIESVLDSDSRGLDIEESCEASDVDKRRAATAINDILSVLTLYSELTGRLVCEKRYSLPEQSLLSSSLNISLGRIKQSFVLTDPHLADMPIVYASDAFLRLTGYARHEVLGRNCRFLSGVDTDSLTLNRIKESIRNEQACTVHILNYRKDKSSFWNFLHISPVRNASGKIAYFVGVQMEEGCKNQDRHGLSPEKRQLSAVGAVRVAIRSLSMGADPSKS is encoded by the exons aTGGCATCGCAATTGCTTCTCATAGAACAGTCATTTAACAGCCGCTACTCGGCCGATGTGCGCGTAGCGCTGGACGAATTCTCTGAAAGTTTCACAATCACCGACCCCAGCATCTCGGGCCATCCCATCGTATTCGCGAGCCGCGGGTTCCTGAAAATGTCGGGTTACTCGAAAGACGAGGTGATCGGCCAGAACGGCAGGGCATTCCAGGGTCCCAGGACTAACCGAAGGTCGGTTATGGAAATCCGAGAGGCGATTCGGGAGGAGAGGCCGATACAGATCAATCTGTTGAACTATCGTAAGGATGGGACACCCTTTTGGATGTTATTTCATATGAGCCCGGTTTTTTGCAAAGAGGATGGGAGGGTGACTCATTTCGTGGGAGTTCAGGTGCCGATTTCCCGAAAGCCGCGGCGGTCGGTGAGTGGGGTTGAGAGAAATAGTGTGGATTTGTGTGAAGATGGGTCTAGGCTGCGCGGTGATATTTTATTTGGGTCGTGTAGGAGGGAAGTCTGCTCTGATACTTTGGTGGAGTTGGGTCATGTTTTGGCTATAGAGTCGGTCTTGGATTCGGACAGTAGAG GATTAGATATTGAAGAGTCATGTGAAGCAAGTGATGTGGACAAGCGAAGAGCTGCAACTGCCATTAACGACATCTTGTCTGTGCTAACCCTTTATAGCGAGTTAACAGGCAGATTGGTGTGTGAAAAGAGATATAGCTTACCCGAGCAGAGCCTTCTCAGTTCATCCTTAAATATTTCTCTTGGTAGAATCAAACAAAGCTTTGTATT AACTGACCCACACTTAGCTGACATGCCTATAGTTTACGCAAGTGATGCCTTCTTAAGATTGACAG GTTATGCTAGACATGAAGTATTGGGGCGCAATTGTCGATTTTTGAGTGGGGTGGATACGGATTCCCTAACTTTAAATCGG ATAAAGGAAAGCATTCGAAATGAGCAGGCATGCACAGTACATATCTTAAATTACAG GAAGGATAAGAGTTCATTTTGGAATTTTCTTCACATATCACCTGTTCGTAACGCATCTGGAAAG ATAGCATACTTTGTGGGTGTTCAGATGGAAGAAGGCTGCAAGAACCAGGACAGACATGGTCTGAGCCCTGAGAAGAGGCAGCTCAGTGCTGTTGGGGCAGTCAGGGTTGCAATAAGGAGTTTATCAATGGGTGCTGACCCCTCAAAGTCATAG
- the LOC122312503 gene encoding protein TWIN LOV 1 isoform X3, with amino-acid sequence MASQLLLIEQSFNSRYSADVRVALDEFSESFTITDPSISGHPIVFASRGFLKMSGYSKDEVIGQNGRAFQGPRTNRRSVMEIREAIREERPIQINLLNYRKDGTPFWMLFHMSPVFCKEDGRVTHFVGVQVPISRKPRRSVSGVERNSVDLCEDGSRLRGDILFGSCRREVCSDTLVELGHVLAIESVLDSDSRGLDIEESCEASDVDKRRAATAINDILSVLTLYSELTGRLVCEKRYSLPEQSLLSSSLNISLGRIKQSFVLTDPHLADMPIVYASDAFLRLTGYARHEVLGRNCRFLSGVDTDSLTLNRIKESIRNEQACTVHILNYRKDKSSFWNFLHISPVRNASGKMPTYHLLLWVEFK; translated from the exons aTGGCATCGCAATTGCTTCTCATAGAACAGTCATTTAACAGCCGCTACTCGGCCGATGTGCGCGTAGCGCTGGACGAATTCTCTGAAAGTTTCACAATCACCGACCCCAGCATCTCGGGCCATCCCATCGTATTCGCGAGCCGCGGGTTCCTGAAAATGTCGGGTTACTCGAAAGACGAGGTGATCGGCCAGAACGGCAGGGCATTCCAGGGTCCCAGGACTAACCGAAGGTCGGTTATGGAAATCCGAGAGGCGATTCGGGAGGAGAGGCCGATACAGATCAATCTGTTGAACTATCGTAAGGATGGGACACCCTTTTGGATGTTATTTCATATGAGCCCGGTTTTTTGCAAAGAGGATGGGAGGGTGACTCATTTCGTGGGAGTTCAGGTGCCGATTTCCCGAAAGCCGCGGCGGTCGGTGAGTGGGGTTGAGAGAAATAGTGTGGATTTGTGTGAAGATGGGTCTAGGCTGCGCGGTGATATTTTATTTGGGTCGTGTAGGAGGGAAGTCTGCTCTGATACTTTGGTGGAGTTGGGTCATGTTTTGGCTATAGAGTCGGTCTTGGATTCGGACAGTAGAG GATTAGATATTGAAGAGTCATGTGAAGCAAGTGATGTGGACAAGCGAAGAGCTGCAACTGCCATTAACGACATCTTGTCTGTGCTAACCCTTTATAGCGAGTTAACAGGCAGATTGGTGTGTGAAAAGAGATATAGCTTACCCGAGCAGAGCCTTCTCAGTTCATCCTTAAATATTTCTCTTGGTAGAATCAAACAAAGCTTTGTATT AACTGACCCACACTTAGCTGACATGCCTATAGTTTACGCAAGTGATGCCTTCTTAAGATTGACAG GTTATGCTAGACATGAAGTATTGGGGCGCAATTGTCGATTTTTGAGTGGGGTGGATACGGATTCCCTAACTTTAAATCGG ATAAAGGAAAGCATTCGAAATGAGCAGGCATGCACAGTACATATCTTAAATTACAG GAAGGATAAGAGTTCATTTTGGAATTTTCTTCACATATCACCTGTTCGTAACGCATCTGGAAAG ATGCCAACCTATCACCTTTTACTATGGGTAGAATTCAAGTGA
- the LOC122312503 gene encoding protein TWIN LOV 1 isoform X2, with the protein MASQLLLIEQSFNSRYSADVRVALDEFSESFTITDPSISGHPIVFASRGFLKMSGYSKDEVIGQNGRAFQGPRTNRRSVMEIREAIREERPIQINLLNYRKDGTPFWMLFHMSPVFCKEDGRVTHFVGVQVPISRKPRRSVSGVERNSVDLCEDGSRLRGDILFGSCRREVCSDTLVELGHVLAIESVLDSDSRGLDIEESCEASDVDKRRAATAINDILSVLTLYSELTGRLVCEKRYSLPEQSLLSSSLNISLGRIKQSFVLTDPHLADMPIVYASDAFLRLTGYARHEVLGRNCRFLSGVDTDSLTLNRIKESIRNEQACTVHILNYRKDKSSFWNFLHISPVRNASGKFQMPTYHLLLWVEFK; encoded by the exons aTGGCATCGCAATTGCTTCTCATAGAACAGTCATTTAACAGCCGCTACTCGGCCGATGTGCGCGTAGCGCTGGACGAATTCTCTGAAAGTTTCACAATCACCGACCCCAGCATCTCGGGCCATCCCATCGTATTCGCGAGCCGCGGGTTCCTGAAAATGTCGGGTTACTCGAAAGACGAGGTGATCGGCCAGAACGGCAGGGCATTCCAGGGTCCCAGGACTAACCGAAGGTCGGTTATGGAAATCCGAGAGGCGATTCGGGAGGAGAGGCCGATACAGATCAATCTGTTGAACTATCGTAAGGATGGGACACCCTTTTGGATGTTATTTCATATGAGCCCGGTTTTTTGCAAAGAGGATGGGAGGGTGACTCATTTCGTGGGAGTTCAGGTGCCGATTTCCCGAAAGCCGCGGCGGTCGGTGAGTGGGGTTGAGAGAAATAGTGTGGATTTGTGTGAAGATGGGTCTAGGCTGCGCGGTGATATTTTATTTGGGTCGTGTAGGAGGGAAGTCTGCTCTGATACTTTGGTGGAGTTGGGTCATGTTTTGGCTATAGAGTCGGTCTTGGATTCGGACAGTAGAG GATTAGATATTGAAGAGTCATGTGAAGCAAGTGATGTGGACAAGCGAAGAGCTGCAACTGCCATTAACGACATCTTGTCTGTGCTAACCCTTTATAGCGAGTTAACAGGCAGATTGGTGTGTGAAAAGAGATATAGCTTACCCGAGCAGAGCCTTCTCAGTTCATCCTTAAATATTTCTCTTGGTAGAATCAAACAAAGCTTTGTATT AACTGACCCACACTTAGCTGACATGCCTATAGTTTACGCAAGTGATGCCTTCTTAAGATTGACAG GTTATGCTAGACATGAAGTATTGGGGCGCAATTGTCGATTTTTGAGTGGGGTGGATACGGATTCCCTAACTTTAAATCGG ATAAAGGAAAGCATTCGAAATGAGCAGGCATGCACAGTACATATCTTAAATTACAG GAAGGATAAGAGTTCATTTTGGAATTTTCTTCACATATCACCTGTTCGTAACGCATCTGGAAAG TTTCAGATGCCAACCTATCACCTTTTACTATGGGTAGAATTCAAGTGA